The Halosimplex litoreum genome has a window encoding:
- a CDS encoding YIP1 family protein has product MTQWVENPTGGRDRGVAALARAWAEVLVRPRRLFRSGVAPGDQAPGLVFAGAVVLVEELTRVATGAAAYPVLSGQPVLSTLLFLALAVVLVAPASLHLTAALQTVILIAAAPNRAGVSETVQVIAYAAAPCVFAGLPFPGVRVAATAYASVLLAVGVSDVHDVALPKAAVLTAVPAALVFGYGFRGFAALSELTGLTWADVAASLA; this is encoded by the coding sequence GTGACACAGTGGGTCGAGAACCCGACGGGCGGGCGCGACCGCGGGGTCGCGGCGCTCGCACGCGCGTGGGCGGAGGTGCTGGTCAGGCCTCGTCGCCTCTTTCGGTCGGGCGTGGCGCCGGGGGACCAGGCGCCCGGGCTGGTGTTCGCCGGGGCGGTCGTCCTCGTCGAGGAACTGACACGCGTCGCGACCGGAGCGGCCGCCTATCCGGTGTTGAGCGGACAGCCGGTGCTCTCGACGCTCCTCTTTCTGGCGCTCGCGGTCGTGCTCGTCGCGCCGGCGTCGTTACACCTCACCGCCGCGCTGCAGACGGTGATCCTCATCGCGGCGGCGCCGAACCGTGCGGGCGTCAGCGAGACGGTGCAGGTCATCGCCTACGCCGCGGCGCCGTGCGTGTTCGCCGGGCTCCCGTTCCCGGGCGTCCGCGTCGCCGCGACCGCCTACGCGAGCGTCTTGCTGGCTGTCGGGGTCAGCGACGTCCACGACGTCGCGTTGCCGAAGGCCGCCGTCCTGACGGCCGTCCCCGCGGCGCTCGTCTTCGGCTACGGCTTCCGCGGGTTCGCCGCGCTCTCCGAACTGACCGGACTCACCTGGGCCGACGTGGCCGCGAGTCTCGCCTGA